In the Paenibacillus sp. FSL H7-0357 genome, one interval contains:
- a CDS encoding TPR domain-containing glycosyltransferase — MNTPTLGVHLIVKNEAELLPRCLESLAGADEIVIVDTGSTDDSVAIARTYGAKVLLREWADDFSEARNAGLSAAGTDWLLVMDADEILKTPLQKIIELLRETKAEAFTVDIENWFGSRPEERLNHRLVRLFRNRQEYRYSGKIHEGVDAAIISKQGVYAIQDSDIGVVHFGYLPEMMARKNKISRNEHLLRLALAQQPEDDFYSYNLAVTCCQNGNPEEAEQLLRQTVSRAPLKVSYRPAMIRDLCKIYLALGKMSEIDALLARELQRYGDYPDLHFIQGQSWESQGLPERAFQSYQQAAALCDSSTRSGKYVREQGMCTFRPLHRMGVLSQELGQLEEAARYFHRSLQHYSLYAPALQGIAAAFQRLAVPDNDIAALLVQLVPLEQAAARTAVITTLFAIGAYEAIAGLSQESFPLERDTLVSILSAWIIAGKVQEAENALKEHKTSLSGENVDQELLQQLWKLEAICHWEMGKRLLDVSEPFCKKIYDIDQLLSYKRAYPSKLTAEPGFAPLITTLIELSVKLQRYGLAASLAELSPAHTADLAAALYEEGRLKEAGELFIDLACDKRAEGKVLFYIGEMLFDKGHYSEAAGWFQQLLEESPGNEAARIGLSLCYLQLARLGLEEVVESIKEDDPHSPLLEDIAAIRNSMAILNRTPWHTQWSYRQRQGGTTP; from the coding sequence GTGAATACCCCTACCCTTGGCGTTCATCTGATCGTCAAAAATGAAGCAGAACTCCTGCCCCGCTGTCTGGAAAGTCTGGCTGGAGCTGACGAGATTGTCATCGTGGATACTGGCTCGACAGATGATTCTGTTGCAATCGCCCGGACCTACGGAGCCAAAGTGCTCCTCAGGGAATGGGCCGATGATTTCTCGGAGGCGCGCAATGCCGGGTTATCCGCTGCCGGGACCGATTGGCTTCTGGTGATGGATGCCGATGAGATCCTGAAGACCCCTCTGCAGAAAATTATCGAATTACTTCGTGAGACTAAAGCCGAAGCATTCACAGTAGACATAGAAAACTGGTTTGGGAGCAGGCCCGAAGAGCGTTTAAACCACAGGCTGGTGCGTTTGTTCCGCAATCGACAGGAATACCGCTACAGCGGGAAAATCCATGAAGGCGTAGACGCCGCAATTATCAGCAAACAGGGTGTTTACGCAATCCAGGACAGTGACATCGGGGTTGTCCATTTTGGATATTTACCAGAGATGATGGCCCGCAAAAATAAAATCAGCCGCAATGAACATCTGCTGCGCCTCGCTCTTGCACAACAGCCGGAGGATGACTTCTACAGCTATAATCTGGCAGTGACCTGCTGTCAGAACGGCAATCCGGAGGAGGCGGAGCAACTACTGCGCCAGACCGTCAGCCGCGCTCCGCTTAAAGTCTCCTATCGTCCGGCCATGATCCGTGATTTATGCAAAATCTATCTCGCTCTGGGAAAAATGAGCGAGATCGATGCTTTGCTGGCAAGAGAACTGCAACGTTACGGGGATTATCCTGATTTGCATTTTATTCAGGGCCAGTCCTGGGAGAGTCAAGGTCTGCCGGAACGCGCCTTCCAGTCCTATCAGCAGGCAGCAGCACTCTGTGACAGTTCAACACGAAGCGGAAAATACGTCCGCGAACAAGGCATGTGCACCTTCCGTCCGCTGCACCGCATGGGTGTGCTCTCTCAGGAGCTTGGCCAGCTCGAAGAGGCGGCAAGGTATTTCCACCGCTCGCTTCAGCATTACTCCCTATATGCCCCGGCACTGCAGGGAATCGCCGCTGCCTTCCAGCGCCTTGCAGTACCGGATAATGACATTGCTGCACTGCTTGTCCAGCTTGTCCCGCTGGAGCAGGCAGCCGCAAGAACGGCAGTCATCACCACCCTGTTTGCGATTGGCGCTTACGAGGCTATAGCCGGATTGTCACAGGAGAGTTTTCCTTTGGAGCGGGATACACTTGTGTCTATCCTTTCCGCCTGGATCATTGCCGGGAAGGTTCAGGAGGCTGAGAATGCCCTTAAGGAGCATAAGACATCTCTAAGCGGCGAAAATGTGGATCAAGAATTATTACAGCAGTTGTGGAAGCTTGAGGCGATATGCCATTGGGAAATGGGAAAGCGGCTGCTTGATGTATCCGAACCCTTTTGCAAAAAAATATATGATATAGACCAACTTTTATCGTACAAAAGGGCCTATCCGTCTAAACTCACAGCTGAACCTGGCTTTGCTCCGCTCATAACCACACTTATTGAGCTGTCTGTGAAACTGCAGCGTTACGGGCTGGCTGCTTCTTTGGCAGAGCTATCTCCCGCACATACGGCGGATCTGGCTGCAGCATTGTATGAGGAAGGCAGATTAAAGGAAGCCGGGGAGCTGTTTATAGACCTGGCCTGCGACAAACGGGCAGAGGGAAAAGTTCTCTTTTATATCGGGGAAATGCTCTTTGACAAGGGCCATTATTCAGAGGCTGCCGGGTGGTTTCAACAGCTGCTGGAAGAATCACCCGGGAATGAAGCTGCGCGAATCGGCTTATCGCTCTGTTATCTTCAACTGGCGAGGCTTGGGCTGGAAGAGGTTGTGGAAAGCATTAAAGAGGATGATCCCCATAGTCCACTCCTGGAGGACATTGCCGCGATAAGAAATTCCATGGCCATACTGAACCGCACACCTTGGCATACGCAGTGGAGCTACCGTCAGCGCCAGGGAGGAACAACACCATGA
- a CDS encoding glycosyltransferase, protein MSNREPLRKSSGNRLTAMMQVRNESGRHLERVLEELSDFVDDIVIVDDGSTDGTARLCNSFAKVSKLVTLESSLFSREWVLRQTLWDLAVSTGPDWLLSVDADEFYEEEAKREMRRLIDQDVYDWVAFRLYDFWGGTTHYREDEHWNIHMKHTRTLVRYLPHFHYFTPRMDHHVPRLPLSYAILPGFLAELRVKHYGWAVPPEELWQKYERYLELDPEGRWGSLEQYHSILDENPRLVEWKEKRGM, encoded by the coding sequence ATGAGTAATCGTGAGCCTCTGCGCAAATCCTCCGGCAACCGGCTGACCGCGATGATGCAGGTACGCAATGAGAGCGGGCGTCATCTGGAGCGGGTGCTGGAGGAACTGAGCGATTTTGTGGACGATATCGTCATTGTTGATGACGGAAGTACGGATGGTACGGCGCGGCTGTGCAATTCTTTCGCCAAGGTGTCAAAGCTGGTGACGCTGGAAAGCTCGCTGTTCAGCCGGGAATGGGTGCTCCGGCAAACGCTCTGGGATCTGGCGGTGTCCACCGGACCAGACTGGCTATTATCTGTCGATGCCGATGAATTCTACGAGGAAGAGGCGAAGCGGGAGATGCGTCGCCTCATTGATCAGGATGTTTACGACTGGGTAGCCTTCCGTCTGTATGATTTTTGGGGCGGAACTACCCATTACCGTGAGGATGAACACTGGAATATACACATGAAGCATACCCGCACGCTGGTCCGCTATCTGCCGCATTTTCATTATTTTACGCCCCGGATGGATCATCATGTTCCCCGGCTCCCGCTTTCCTACGCCATCCTGCCGGGATTTCTAGCCGAACTGCGTGTGAAGCATTACGGCTGGGCTGTGCCGCCGGAAGAGCTCTGGCAGAAATACGAGCGTTATCTGGAGCTTGATCCTGAGGGCAGATGGGGGAGCCTGGAGCAATATCATTCCATTCTGGATGAGAATCCCCGCTTAGTAGAGTGGAAAGAAAAGCGCGGCATGTAA
- a CDS encoding tetratricopeptide repeat-containing glycosyltransferase family 2 protein, translating to MATPDLSLCMIIRNEERHLERCLASVQGWVSEIIIGDTGSSDGSIGIASSFGAQVIEIPWENDFAKARNLTLRAASCSWILVLDADEAIAGWREEVLQPLLEAEKVQGYFLPFIHYVGNTSGREYVTDNVCRLFRNDARIVFEGSIHEEAAGSIWALPEGHVDYAELPIDHYGYLDDELQRKDKSSRNLSLILTALELDPKSISLRYALGTEHYQQGQYTAAANILFPLLPEIPAGSGYAADIYLKTAYALQAGGRSSDAKTVFANGRSLFPDFTDLLESYAGLLLEEGELQVSRLLLQQALESGNTAHKYPSSSGSGTSRTQLFAGQVCERLFLYKEAHKHYTQAIGYEADYSAAWDELVPLCLLSGEEEILSSLTRLHAPSLSSALLGRLVPAALNARAFGWLEVLGEAGQLPLHVRRLIQVLLQLLPQQHSSPQAAQLLAQLLEEDSEQPFIHGYLWACSCRIGDEAAAGQWLERLAAYRPGLTAVRQLLVNPPADSAGCQSPSFADLSYAAQLLLQTGAWSSLLALYKHADAALLQWSRLPEPLWCGLLQAPAAIKKQWCSVYTAQEQHCHTPAGLAEWLLYAAVASSCGLTPLLEPAAERALQQSGSKAAAVGLSYHKLLLAAAVHPQGAASGSIPWLLLVRAALREKL from the coding sequence ATGGCCACTCCCGATCTTTCGCTATGCATGATTATCAGGAATGAGGAACGCCACCTGGAGCGGTGCCTGGCTTCAGTTCAGGGCTGGGTATCGGAGATTATTATCGGCGACACAGGCTCCAGTGACGGCAGCATCGGCATTGCAAGCAGCTTCGGTGCGCAGGTGATCGAAATTCCGTGGGAGAATGATTTTGCCAAGGCCCGGAATCTAACCCTCCGGGCGGCTTCATGTTCATGGATTTTGGTCTTGGATGCGGATGAGGCCATTGCCGGTTGGCGGGAAGAAGTATTGCAGCCCTTGCTGGAGGCGGAGAAGGTGCAAGGTTACTTTCTGCCTTTTATCCACTATGTAGGCAATACCTCCGGGCGGGAATATGTGACGGATAATGTATGCAGGCTGTTCAGAAATGACGCACGTATTGTTTTTGAGGGGAGTATTCATGAGGAGGCCGCCGGAAGCATCTGGGCACTGCCGGAAGGACATGTCGATTATGCGGAGCTGCCCATTGATCATTATGGCTACCTGGATGATGAATTGCAGCGCAAGGATAAATCCAGCCGCAATCTGAGCCTTATCCTCACCGCCCTGGAGCTTGATCCGAAGAGTATATCCCTGCGATATGCACTGGGAACCGAACATTATCAGCAAGGACAGTACACTGCAGCCGCCAATATCCTGTTTCCGCTGCTCCCTGAAATCCCCGCCGGCTCCGGCTATGCTGCGGACATCTATCTCAAAACAGCCTATGCTCTGCAAGCAGGCGGACGGAGCAGCGACGCCAAAACGGTTTTTGCAAACGGCCGCTCCCTATTTCCCGATTTCACAGATCTCCTGGAGAGTTACGCCGGGCTGCTGCTCGAAGAAGGGGAGCTGCAGGTATCCCGTCTTCTGCTGCAGCAGGCGCTGGAGAGCGGAAACACTGCGCATAAATACCCCTCCTCTTCCGGCAGCGGTACCAGCCGCACCCAGCTGTTTGCCGGCCAAGTGTGCGAGCGGCTGTTCCTGTACAAGGAAGCGCACAAGCATTACACGCAAGCTATAGGTTATGAAGCGGACTATAGTGCCGCATGGGATGAACTCGTGCCGCTGTGCCTGTTGTCAGGGGAAGAAGAAATACTGTCTTCCCTAACCCGGCTCCATGCCCCGTCCTTATCTTCAGCTTTGCTTGGCAGGCTTGTGCCTGCTGCGTTGAATGCCCGCGCATTCGGCTGGCTGGAGGTGCTGGGCGAGGCGGGGCAGCTGCCCCTTCACGTCCGGCGGCTCATTCAAGTGCTGCTGCAGCTCCTCCCGCAGCAGCACTCCTCACCGCAAGCTGCCCAGCTGCTGGCACAGCTGCTGGAGGAAGATTCCGAACAGCCATTTATCCATGGCTATTTGTGGGCCTGCTCCTGCCGCATCGGCGATGAAGCTGCCGCAGGACAATGGCTGGAACGCCTGGCCGCTTACAGGCCAGGTTTAACCGCTGTCCGGCAGCTGCTGGTGAACCCTCCGGCTGATTCAGCCGGATGTCAGTCACCAAGCTTCGCCGATCTCTCTTACGCCGCGCAGCTGCTGCTCCAGACAGGAGCCTGGAGCAGCCTGCTGGCGTTATACAAGCATGCGGATGCCGCACTCTTGCAGTGGTCAAGGCTGCCCGAACCGCTGTGGTGCGGGCTGCTGCAGGCCCCCGCAGCGATAAAGAAGCAATGGTGCTCGGTCTACACCGCACAAGAGCAGCATTGCCATACTCCTGCCGGCTTGGCGGAGTGGCTGCTGTACGCAGCGGTAGCCAGCTCATGCGGGCTGACTCCCCTGCTGGAGCCCGCAGCTGAACGCGCGTTGCAGCAATCGGGGAGCAAGGCAGCTGCGGTGGGCCTGAGCTACCATAAGCTGCTGCTCGCAGCAGCCGTCCATCCGCAAGGCGCTGCTTCCGGCAGCATCCCTTGGCTGCTGCTTGTAAGAGCAGCCCTCCGGGAGAAGCTTTAA
- a CDS encoding tetratricopeptide repeat-containing glycosyltransferase family 2 protein: MTKPRRKPLISLCMIVKNEADSLAQCLKSVHGVADELVVVDTGSTDSTVQIARSFGAAVVSFPWNGDFAAARNAGLKMAKGTWILILDADEELDAGSKEELLLCAEHTEYEAFFLRIHNHKGTSRASQTITVNPILRMFRNRPQYRFNGIIHEQIAGVIVEATPAAAMHLSTVVIHHYGYADGVVAKKDKISRNVELLKEQLRLNPGDAFHHFNMAVEYMRLGEYDPALHHIQRSLEEVEPDTSYVHLLYKYEIRCRAAKRELKGALETCERGITLFPDYPDLHHLKGVLLLQAGAFAEAKAALRRALDIGVSPPGYHTESGFGTYLTYTALGQLCQETGEDGEAIACCTRAAQLHPEPGPLIARLLRIFKYSGREQEISGWLKAHLPDAWAALHGSLPALLLREGCYTTAAVLLAEVEAASAGVTAGVDTAVLGSAESSAVLEATTGGTAATDKATATNRLASPAPAAAERGAERAAATPEHAPEPDIAAAPGNSLLELIHGVRTIPAEQLSQGDVLSLLNHPSICNQASPAFAAAPALQLSRSWILLADRVLASAPAAPVYGPAVRRAQMALPLPRVTD, translated from the coding sequence ATGACCAAGCCGCGCCGCAAGCCGCTGATTTCGTTATGCATGATCGTTAAAAATGAAGCCGACAGTCTGGCCCAATGCCTAAAAAGTGTACACGGGGTAGCTGATGAGCTGGTCGTTGTCGATACCGGATCTACTGACAGCACTGTGCAAATTGCCCGTTCCTTCGGCGCCGCTGTCGTCTCTTTCCCCTGGAACGGAGACTTTGCCGCAGCCCGCAATGCAGGCCTGAAGATGGCAAAAGGAACGTGGATCCTCATACTGGACGCTGATGAAGAGCTCGATGCAGGAAGCAAAGAAGAACTGTTGCTGTGTGCGGAGCATACGGAGTATGAGGCGTTTTTCCTGCGGATTCATAATCATAAGGGAACCTCCCGCGCTTCGCAGACCATCACGGTGAATCCGATCCTGCGGATGTTCCGCAACCGTCCTCAGTACCGGTTCAACGGAATTATCCACGAGCAGATTGCTGGTGTTATCGTGGAGGCCACTCCCGCTGCCGCAATGCATCTGAGCACTGTGGTTATTCATCATTACGGCTATGCCGATGGTGTTGTAGCGAAGAAAGACAAGATCAGCCGCAACGTTGAGCTGTTGAAGGAGCAGCTGAGGCTGAACCCCGGCGATGCTTTTCACCATTTCAACATGGCTGTGGAATATATGCGTTTAGGGGAATATGACCCTGCTCTTCACCATATCCAGCGTTCGCTGGAGGAGGTCGAGCCGGATACAAGTTACGTCCATCTGCTGTATAAATACGAAATCCGCTGCCGGGCCGCCAAAAGAGAACTGAAGGGTGCGCTGGAAACGTGTGAACGGGGCATAACTTTGTTCCCCGATTACCCTGATCTCCATCATCTCAAGGGAGTCCTGCTGCTGCAGGCGGGAGCTTTTGCTGAGGCCAAAGCGGCGCTGCGCCGCGCACTGGACATCGGCGTCTCTCCTCCGGGCTACCACACGGAATCCGGATTCGGGACCTATTTGACCTATACTGCATTAGGGCAGCTATGCCAGGAAACGGGCGAAGATGGCGAGGCCATCGCCTGCTGCACACGGGCGGCTCAGCTTCATCCGGAGCCCGGCCCGCTTATTGCCCGCCTCCTGCGGATCTTCAAGTACAGCGGCCGTGAGCAGGAGATATCCGGCTGGTTGAAGGCCCATTTGCCCGATGCATGGGCCGCGCTGCACGGCAGCCTTCCGGCACTGCTGCTGAGGGAAGGCTGTTATACCACGGCAGCAGTGCTGCTGGCCGAAGTGGAAGCCGCATCGGCCGGGGTAACAGCGGGAGTTGATACGGCCGTGCTGGGCAGCGCAGAGAGCTCAGCCGTGCTGGAGGCAACGACGGGAGGAACAGCCGCGACGGATAAAGCGACGGCGACCAATAGGCTGGCTAGTCCAGCTCCGGCAGCCGCTGAGCGTGGAGCGGAGCGGGCTGCGGCAACGCCTGAGCATGCACCAGAGCCGGATATTGCCGCAGCTCCCGGCAACTCCTTATTAGAACTAATACACGGGGTGCGGACCATTCCAGCAGAACAGCTGAGCCAAGGGGATGTACTGTCCCTGCTGAACCATCCCTCTATTTGTAACCAGGCTTCTCCCGCATTTGCAGCCGCACCTGCCCTGCAGCTTAGCCGTTCCTGGATTTTGCTGGCCGACCGGGTGCTGGCCTCAGCTCCCGCTGCGCCCGTCTATGGTCCGGCAGTCCGAAGAGCGCAGATGGCGCTGCCGCTTCCCAGAGTTACAGATTAG